The proteins below come from a single Oxyura jamaicensis isolate SHBP4307 breed ruddy duck chromosome 1, BPBGC_Ojam_1.0, whole genome shotgun sequence genomic window:
- the NMS gene encoding neuromedin-S isoform X2 produces the protein MSPPPSPSPPPALPWLLAACCLCALPRGSGFPQPFSRYRDGAELPKSQQLALCFSQWMELSHQPQISSTVLDLCYSIFNSMHTNEESQTATAEFTKKDSHGTLGRPFFLFRPRNGRTIEGSEYHGI, from the exons atGTCCCCGCcgccgtccccgtccccgccgcccgccctgccctggctgctcgCCGCCTGCTGCCTCTGCGCCCTGCCGCGGGGCTCAG GGTTTCCCCAGCCTTTCTCCCGCTACAGGGACGGCGCGGAGCTGCCCAAAAGTCAG CAACTGGCGCTGTGCTTCAGTCAGTGGATGGAGCTGTCTCACCAACCCCAG ATCTCCAGCACTGTTTTGGATCTTTGTTACTCCATATTCAACAGCATGCATACGAATGAG GAATCACAGACTGCTACTGCAGAGTTTACAAAGAAG gataGTCATGGGACTCTGGGACGGCcgtttttccttttcagg cCTCGAAATGGAAGAACTATTGAAGGCAGCG AATACCACGGAATATGA
- the NMS gene encoding neuromedin-S isoform X1 codes for MSPPPSPSPPPALPWLLAACCLCALPRGSGFPQPFSRYRDGAELPKSQQLALCFSQWMELSHQPQISSTVLDLCYSIFNSMHTNEVRCRWTKAKRDTEELNKNASCYPAVQISYNMKLYFLSPKGLWRRHCKHELICGAANETVMKSY; via the exons atGTCCCCGCcgccgtccccgtccccgccgcccgccctgccctggctgctcgCCGCCTGCTGCCTCTGCGCCCTGCCGCGGGGCTCAG GGTTTCCCCAGCCTTTCTCCCGCTACAGGGACGGCGCGGAGCTGCCCAAAAGTCAG CAACTGGCGCTGTGCTTCAGTCAGTGGATGGAGCTGTCTCACCAACCCCAG ATCTCCAGCACTGTTTTGGATCTTTGTTACTCCATATTCAACAGCATGCATACGAATGAGGTAAGGTGTA GGTGGACTAAAGCTAAACGAGATACGGAAGAACTAAACAAAAATGCTAGTTGTTACCCGGCTGTTCAAATCTCTTACAACatgaagctttattttctcagcCCAAAGGGACTCTGGAGAAGACACTGCAAACATGAGCTTATATGTGGTGCAGCAAATGAAACTGTTATGAAATCCTACTGA